One segment of Schistocerca cancellata isolate TAMUIC-IGC-003103 chromosome 2, iqSchCanc2.1, whole genome shotgun sequence DNA contains the following:
- the LOC126162315 gene encoding uncharacterized protein LOC126162315, with translation MEICSHNLFSMNCRTMHSQWMSQAMGAAAEKSGHPAYQPLHELRIPVVDHASSSPPAARSFPSVEDEEARHGPLNDFTGGASPANSEIRATFSIFREPVPTDEASLSVRSPRKMPVDTSSDNIAPQADLSFQNTIDHKREPPSSLYGGHFSHQFFGLPVQPRPLSNTMAGDVSDISPECEKPTEPPMPKGNNDVLRDTDSDSELDDSDDGNGEGGGTPVQPSNQGRPSSPIRRPTYTHLSDVSNDSVDDAGGKKQPAASYANPKTWKPIGTAHGQPLPNFSYFFANHPRHTNDTPGTVSTAVFEEYVFKVLTQTLPKTKLSKLLSRLQARLNDNTPNIKSGKAFVRELHSFNGAQPSVSQKFGNISEDRGQSVTREVTRDEQHLRSLNDEHEIVDHSHDDEENAAGSQEEKQQAPEQSSPPEEQQFQQNAIIQLHVDQMQPGKPRAMYSLSEKPPTMGAEACTPVVHNSPKPAKELVLPTHFNEVGMQSAALSEEAVVQLPPQSPMELCSPQPFSHVQHCNTEDSAENGPGPVVPSAELVSGLPAQLSSSSHDHPMEPIFVTQPSALFPEAVPQHSPPLESESMPGTSRSVVAFFSRQAPAQQDVGEEHVRAFERKSREPWDHKGLLRFIALNAFTLPHHVWIEREEGQPRRSMRIAMKKQVKTCVLRERLS, from the coding sequence ATGGAAATCTGCTCCCACAACTTGTTCTCCATGAACTGCAGGACAATGCACAGCCAGTGGATGTCACAGGCAATGGGAGCGGCCGCGGAGAAAAGTGGCCATCCGGCGTACCAGCCGTTGCACGAACTTCGAATTCCTGTCGTGGACCACGCGTCTTCGTCACCACCGGCCGCCAGGAGTTTCCCGTCCGTTGAGGACGAGGAAGCGCGCCACGGTCCCCTGAATGACTTCACTGGAGGAGCCTCACCCGCCAACAGTGAAATCCGCGCCACCTTCTCCATATTCCGCGAGCCAGTACCAACAGACGAAGCCAGCCTCTCAGTGCGTTCACCTCGCAAAATGCCAGTGGACACAAGCTCAGATAACATCGCTCCACAAGCGGACCTCTCCTTTCAGAACACAATAGACCATAAGAGGGAGCCACCTTCTAGTCTCTATGGAGGACATTTTAGCCATCAGTTTTTCGGACTTCCTGTGCAGCCACGCCCACTGTCTAATACCATGGCCGGCGACGTTTCAGATATTTCTCCAGAATGCGAGAAGCCAACTGAGCCGCCTATGCCTAAAGGCAACAATGATGTCCTGAGAGACACAGACTCAGACTCAGAACTTGACGATTCTGACGACGGCAACGGCGAAGGCGGCGGCACCCCTGTGCAGCCATCTAACCAGGGACGGCCAAGCTCACCCATCCGACGTCCAACCTATACTCATTTGTCGGACGTTTCTAATGATTCAGTAGATGATGCAGGTGGAAAAAAACAACCAGCAGCTTCATACGCTAATCCCAAGACGTGGAAACCGATCGGGACTGCACATGGACAACCCTTACCTAATTTCAGCTATTTTTTTGCAAATCATCCCCGCCATACAAATGACACGCCCGGTACCGTTTCTACTGCAGTATTTGAAGAGTACGTTTTCAAGGTATTGACCCAGACACTGCCGAAAACCAAGTTATCGAAACTCTTGTCGAGATTGCAAGCTCGACTGAACGACAATACTCCAAATATTAAATCGGGAAAGGCTTTCGTCCGTGAGCTTCACAGCTTCAACGGCGCACAGCCATCTGTCTCTCAAAAGTTCGGAAACATCAGTGAAGACAGAGGCCAATCCGTGACCAGAGAAGTAACTCGCGATGAACAGCACCTCAGAAGTCTCAACGACGAACATGAAATCGTAGATCATTCTCATGATGATGAGGAGAACGCGGCAGGATCCCAGGAGGAAAAGCAGCAGGCACCTGAGCAATCGTCACCGCCTGAGGAGCAACAGTTCCAGCAGAATGCCATCATCCAGCTACACGTCGACCAGATGCAGCCTGGAAAGCCTCGAGCGATGTATTCGCTATCAGAAAAGCCTCCGACAATGGGCGCTGAGGCTTGCACACCTGTTGTGCACAATTCTCCCAAGCCGGCAAAGGAATTAGTGTTACCAACTCATTTCAATGAAGTAGGTATGCAGTCAGCTGCATTATCAGAAGAGGCAGTCGTACAACTCCCACCACAGTCTCCCATGGAGCTCTGTTCACCTCAACCATTCTCCCATGTCCAGCACTGCAACACAGAAGACTCAGCTGAAAATGGACCAGGGCCTGTGGTACCATCAGCGGAGCTAGTCTCAGGACTCCCTGCACAGCTGTCATCTTCCTCACATGATCATCCCATGGAGCCGATTTTTGTGACTCAACCATCCGCGTTGTTCCCAGAAGCTGTACCACAACACTCACCCCCATTGGAATCAGAGTCCATGCCGGGGACATCTCGAAGCGTGGTAGCGTTCTTCTCCCGCCAGGCCCCTGCACAGCAGGATGTGGGTGAAGAACATGTCAGGGCCTTCGAGAGGAAGAGCAGAGAACCATGGGACCACAAAGGTCTTCTCCGTTTTATTGCCCTCAATGCTTTTACCTTGCCTCATCATGTGTGGATTGAACGTGAAGAGGGGCAGCCAAGGCGGAGTATGCGCATTGCCATGAAGAAACAAGTCAAAACATGTGTCCTACGTGAGAGACTGTCTTGA